One genomic window of Puniceicoccaceae bacterium includes the following:
- the tsf gene encoding translation elongation factor Ts has protein sequence MSQINAKQVGELRAKTGAGLMDCKKALVEAGGDFEKATTILRKMGVADAAKRSGRNAAEGLVESYIHLGGKVGVLIEINCESDFVAKNEGFKEFARDLCMHIAAANPTYVKRDDVPEELVEKEREIATEQAEGKPAQAIQKIVEGKLNKYFAENCLMEQSYVKNTDQTIQDLLTEKIALLGENMLIKRFARFQVGE, from the coding sequence ATGAGCCAGATTAACGCAAAACAAGTAGGAGAACTTCGTGCAAAAACGGGTGCAGGTCTGATGGACTGCAAAAAAGCACTCGTGGAAGCCGGAGGAGATTTTGAAAAAGCAACGACCATTCTTCGCAAGATGGGTGTAGCCGACGCAGCCAAGCGCTCCGGTCGCAATGCCGCTGAAGGCTTGGTCGAGTCATACATTCACTTGGGTGGAAAAGTGGGCGTGCTCATCGAAATCAATTGCGAGTCCGACTTTGTCGCAAAAAACGAGGGTTTCAAGGAGTTTGCCCGGGATCTCTGCATGCACATCGCTGCAGCAAACCCGACTTATGTGAAACGTGACGACGTGCCCGAAGAATTGGTTGAAAAGGAGCGCGAAATCGCAACTGAGCAAGCCGAGGGCAAACCCGCACAAGCCATCCAGAAGATTGTGGAAGGCAAGCTGAACAAATACTTCGCCGAAAACTGTTTGATGGAACAATCTTACGTCAAGAATACGGATCAGACGATTCAGGATCTCTTGACCGAAAAGATTGCCCTGCTCGGGGAAAATATGCTGATCAAGCGTTTTGCCCGATTTCAGGTGGGTGAGTAA
- a CDS encoding phosphoadenylyl-sulfate reductase — protein MQTLVNVEELDINTLNQELADLPATGRFERALNLFGDRIFLSTSFGVQSAVMLHMAVSIRPDLPVVWVDTGYLFPETYRFAEVLRERLNLNLQTYVPRMTSAHQEAIYGKRWEDGKEGIEAYNRLNKVEPMNRAVVDLNALAWISGLRREQSSTREHLEVMVRQNKVVKVHPIIDWSAKDVYHYLTKHDLPYHPLWEEGYVSVGDWHSTSKLSDAGSEEATRFGGVKRECGLHELSGQPDFQI, from the coding sequence ATGCAAACTTTAGTCAACGTCGAGGAACTCGACATCAACACCTTGAATCAGGAACTGGCAGATCTGCCAGCAACTGGTCGATTCGAACGCGCGCTGAACCTTTTTGGAGATCGCATCTTTCTCTCAACCAGCTTTGGAGTGCAATCTGCCGTGATGCTGCACATGGCAGTTTCGATTCGTCCGGATCTGCCAGTGGTCTGGGTGGATACGGGTTATCTTTTCCCTGAAACCTATCGCTTTGCTGAGGTCCTCAGAGAGCGCCTAAACCTCAATCTGCAGACCTATGTTCCGCGCATGACCTCGGCCCACCAGGAGGCCATCTACGGCAAGCGATGGGAAGACGGCAAAGAAGGGATCGAGGCCTACAATCGTCTGAACAAGGTGGAACCGATGAACCGCGCTGTGGTGGATCTCAATGCGCTCGCCTGGATTTCGGGACTGCGTCGGGAACAATCGAGCACACGCGAACACCTTGAGGTGATGGTGCGGCAGAACAAGGTCGTGAAAGTGCATCCGATCATCGACTGGAGTGCAAAGGATGTGTACCACTACCTGACGAAACATGACCTTCCTTATCACCCGCTCTGGGAAGAAGGCTATGTTTCGGTTGGTGACTGGCACAGCACTTCAAAACTGTCAGACGCTGGTTCAGAGGAGGCAACGCGTTTTGGGGGAGTGAAGCGTGAGTGCGGACTGCATGAACTGTCCGGTCAGCCCGACTTTCAGATCTGA
- the rpsB gene encoding 30S ribosomal protein S2, translated as MNITVRDLLDAGVHFGHQIRRWNPRSKPFIHDHRHGVSIIDLEKTYEQLEIATQYVEELVAKGKDVLFVGTKKQAKDIIREAAVNVHMPFSVNRWMGGTLTNFVTIKSSLAKYHKFLEMETDGRLAKLPGKESAAIRRQMERMFRNFEGLKEVKELPAAMFVVDIKNEQIAVAEARILGIPVVGLVDTNSDPTQVDYPIPGNDDAVKSIRLIVETISEAVQNGLARRTTVVESRGFTPRIREEQVDPSHETGVTLPEGYEEFGDSAAAPVEAPVEAPVVEEAPVVEAPVAEEVAEQAPVEQETEEAPVVEEAADEQPEEEEVAEKKASKPAKKAKTTKKKAASEEEE; from the coding sequence ATGAATATTACTGTAAGAGACCTGCTTGACGCCGGTGTTCACTTTGGACACCAAATCCGCCGCTGGAACCCGCGCTCAAAGCCGTTTATCCACGATCACCGCCACGGTGTTTCGATCATCGACCTCGAGAAAACGTATGAGCAACTCGAGATTGCAACCCAGTACGTTGAAGAATTGGTTGCCAAGGGCAAGGACGTGCTCTTTGTCGGAACGAAAAAACAGGCCAAGGACATCATCCGCGAGGCGGCCGTCAACGTACACATGCCGTTTTCCGTGAATCGTTGGATGGGTGGAACCCTGACAAATTTTGTTACCATCAAGTCGAGTCTGGCGAAGTACCACAAGTTTCTTGAAATGGAGACCGATGGTCGCCTGGCGAAGCTGCCCGGAAAAGAATCGGCGGCAATCCGTCGTCAGATGGAGCGCATGTTCCGGAATTTTGAAGGATTGAAGGAGGTTAAGGAACTTCCGGCGGCAATGTTTGTTGTCGACATCAAAAACGAGCAAATCGCGGTTGCGGAAGCACGTATTCTTGGCATTCCGGTTGTGGGATTGGTGGACACAAACTCCGATCCGACACAGGTGGACTACCCGATCCCGGGGAATGACGATGCGGTCAAGTCGATCCGCTTGATTGTGGAAACGATCAGCGAGGCGGTTCAAAATGGTCTCGCGCGGCGCACAACGGTTGTGGAATCCCGCGGATTTACTCCCCGCATTCGTGAAGAACAGGTTGATCCGTCGCACGAAACGGGAGTTACCCTTCCCGAGGGATATGAAGAGTTTGGAGACAGTGCTGCTGCACCTGTCGAAGCGCCAGTTGAGGCACCCGTTGTCGAAGAAGCACCTGTCGTAGAAGCTCCCGTCGCTGAAGAAGTGGCAGAGCAGGCACCTGTTGAGCAGGAGACTGAAGAAGCTCCAGTTGTCGAAGAAGCAGCCGACGAGCAGCCGGAAGAAGAGGAAGTTGCTGAGAAAAAAGCGAGCAAACCAGCCAAGAAAGCAAAGACCACAAAGAAGAAGGCTGCTTCAGAAGAAGAAGAGTAA